A window of the Syntrophorhabdales bacterium genome harbors these coding sequences:
- a CDS encoding FAD-binding protein, which produces MKRELPAWNVLQSDVLIVGGGFGGLWAALRASACGSSVVLVDKSFAGKSGHSFFASGARMVLLPEDNVDEYVRQIALGNEWLVEQDMVRAVFEGSYARLKDLESFGLMFRKKNGSYTSTKARGTQSVRNLWLENATAADEVTILRKLAISRGAQFVDHVCIYDLVKDEDNGVTGAVGIGVKDSRNYLFRAGSVIVATNSGSYRGHHLACELQGTGPFMAYNTGARIKNPEFHYINIRPVRHELEGSGILPAMGARWVNGSGAYFMERYDPELRDRAPSSRIVMAAAKEALKGNVPITIDVKSMADEERERFRVLMVSHGWQPILREKCRREKGYDILNDNIEWQPAYESNKLGIDADCACKTSLRGLFAAGMARTLGINPFTGWSIAACTWSGYTAGESAARHAMEENENKGGRRVDFGSAQASHELFFQPLRVGSGVEPDELVRRLQEILFPADVLIIMTESKLKAALDEVLMLKSGQLSQLRAQGTRGLIKARETQTMILSAEMTLRAALMRKETRENIFYREDFPAPDDSNWLKWIIAEKGKDGEISYSTREIPFETYRFKPELRARVQTNCAGQFVK; this is translated from the coding sequence ATGAAGAGAGAACTGCCTGCATGGAACGTACTCCAATCAGACGTACTTATTGTGGGTGGAGGCTTCGGGGGCCTCTGGGCAGCGCTGAGGGCTTCGGCGTGTGGTTCATCGGTCGTCCTTGTGGACAAGTCCTTTGCGGGAAAGTCGGGACACTCTTTTTTTGCTTCGGGTGCCAGGATGGTGCTCCTTCCTGAAGACAATGTGGATGAATATGTCCGTCAGATAGCGCTGGGCAACGAATGGCTTGTTGAACAGGACATGGTGCGTGCGGTCTTTGAGGGCTCGTACGCGAGGCTCAAAGACCTGGAATCCTTCGGGCTGATGTTTCGCAAGAAGAATGGTTCATACACCTCTACCAAGGCCCGTGGAACGCAAAGCGTGAGAAACCTGTGGCTTGAGAACGCGACCGCTGCTGACGAAGTGACAATTCTGAGAAAACTGGCAATATCGAGGGGCGCACAATTTGTTGATCACGTGTGCATATACGATCTGGTCAAAGATGAGGATAATGGCGTAACAGGGGCTGTTGGTATAGGCGTGAAGGATTCGCGCAACTACCTGTTCAGGGCCGGAAGCGTGATTGTGGCGACCAACTCGGGAAGCTACCGGGGTCACCATCTCGCGTGCGAACTGCAGGGTACAGGTCCCTTCATGGCGTACAATACAGGGGCTCGTATCAAAAACCCGGAATTTCATTACATCAATATACGTCCGGTGAGGCATGAGTTGGAGGGTTCAGGGATACTGCCTGCCATGGGCGCGCGCTGGGTGAATGGCAGCGGTGCGTACTTTATGGAGAGGTACGACCCGGAACTCAGAGACCGGGCCCCATCTTCCAGGATAGTCATGGCCGCCGCAAAGGAGGCCCTAAAGGGTAATGTACCGATAACGATCGATGTGAAATCCATGGCAGATGAAGAGCGTGAGAGGTTCCGAGTGCTGATGGTCAGTCATGGATGGCAGCCGATTCTAAGGGAAAAATGCCGGCGGGAAAAAGGCTACGACATACTGAACGATAACATCGAGTGGCAACCGGCGTATGAATCGAACAAGCTTGGCATCGATGCGGATTGCGCGTGCAAAACCTCTCTGAGAGGACTTTTTGCCGCGGGCATGGCCAGAACACTCGGCATTAATCCGTTCACGGGTTGGTCGATTGCTGCGTGCACATGGTCCGGGTACACCGCTGGAGAAAGTGCCGCACGCCATGCCATGGAAGAGAACGAGAACAAGGGAGGGCGCAGGGTTGATTTTGGTTCCGCGCAGGCCAGTCATGAATTATTCTTTCAACCGCTGCGGGTGGGGTCCGGCGTTGAGCCTGACGAGTTGGTGCGCAGACTGCAGGAAATACTTTTTCCTGCCGATGTGCTCATCATCATGACTGAGTCGAAACTGAAAGCCGCGTTGGATGAGGTGTTAATGCTGAAATCAGGGCAGCTTTCTCAGTTGAGGGCTCAAGGGACGAGGGGTCTCATCAAGGCGCGAGAGACGCAGACCATGATATTGTCAGCGGAGATGACGCTGAGAGCCGCGTTGATGAGAAAAGAGACGCGGGAAAACATATTCTACCGGGAGGATTTCCCTGCTCCCGATGACTCGAATTGGTTGAAGTGGATAATCGCAGAGAAGGGAAAGGACGGGGAGATCAGTTATTCGACCCGGGAGATCCCCTTTGAGACGTACAGATTTAAACCCGAATTGAGAGCGCGCGTGCAGACAAATTGCGCTGGCCAGTTTGTAAAGTAG
- a CDS encoding TOBE domain-containing protein, giving the protein MSALDDTLKFHIVPFLRNACKAFRIPYLFISHSLLEMRIMTDSILHLAGGRVVEQTTAEDLVRKRMGQSMAGYMNLLRLSEPRQVDALYAYTWGDGQLLTTVGDNRPEGLFELSSTDIMLFKSHPEAISARNLLKCTVVNVFDAGNRIGVDLDCGGGRLVAEIIKQAAEELGIAAGTELYAAIKANAFRRVG; this is encoded by the coding sequence TTCCACATCGTTCCCTTCCTCAGGAACGCGTGTAAAGCATTCAGGATCCCCTATCTCTTCATTTCTCATTCACTGCTGGAAATGCGAATTATGACGGACAGCATCCTCCACCTTGCCGGCGGACGGGTAGTGGAGCAGACCACGGCGGAAGATCTCGTGCGTAAGCGGATGGGACAAAGCATGGCCGGCTACATGAATCTCCTCCGGCTTTCCGAGCCGCGTCAGGTGGACGCGCTTTACGCCTACACCTGGGGTGACGGACAGTTGCTTACCACTGTCGGCGACAATCGGCCTGAAGGCCTCTTCGAGTTGTCATCAACGGACATCATGCTCTTCAAGAGTCATCCTGAGGCGATCAGCGCTCGCAATCTGCTCAAGTGCACGGTGGTCAACGTCTTCGATGCCGGCAATAGAATCGGTGTTGACCTGGACTGCGGCGGCGGTCGTCTCGTGGCGGAAATAATCAAGCAGGCAGCCGAGGAGTTGGGCATAGCCGCAGGAACAGAACTCTACGCTGCAATAAAGGCTAACGCATTCAGAAGAGTGGGTTAA
- a CDS encoding tripartite tricarboxylate transporter substrate-binding protein: MKRLMVLVAAVVLLGFVCATSDAAAPFYQGKTLRVTVGFSAGGGFDLWARVVARHLGKHIPGNPTVIVENITGAGGLIQVNQLFKATKPDGLTLGHINGGLILGQMMDQPGYDFDPNKFIYIGAANKENAVFVFGKKSGITSAEKWRTSPTPVKIGGLVPGNFVDNMDRLMKDVLGFPTQIITGYKGTADILIATDSGELAGGPPSWDNVKTNRKRALEVGDMIVVIQCTAKPLKELPNVPKIVDFAKTDEQKKLVQIAAVYANDYSRPFAVPPGTPKERVDILRKAFQETMKDAEFLAEVEKMQMTLDYTSGEDMANAVVNSAKIDAATKAKLKDILFK; encoded by the coding sequence ATGAAGCGACTCATGGTTTTGGTAGCAGCAGTGGTGCTGCTGGGATTTGTGTGCGCCACTTCGGACGCTGCGGCTCCGTTTTACCAGGGCAAGACCTTGCGGGTGACCGTAGGGTTTTCAGCCGGAGGAGGTTTCGATCTCTGGGCACGAGTGGTTGCCCGTCATCTGGGGAAACACATTCCAGGCAATCCCACAGTCATCGTGGAGAACATTACAGGAGCAGGAGGCCTCATCCAGGTTAACCAGCTTTTCAAAGCGACCAAGCCTGACGGGTTGACCCTCGGTCACATCAACGGCGGACTTATCCTCGGGCAGATGATGGATCAGCCGGGATATGATTTTGACCCAAACAAGTTTATTTACATCGGCGCTGCCAACAAAGAGAATGCCGTGTTTGTCTTCGGCAAGAAGAGCGGCATCACCTCGGCAGAAAAGTGGCGGACCTCGCCCACCCCGGTGAAGATTGGCGGCCTCGTGCCGGGGAATTTCGTGGATAATATGGACCGTTTGATGAAGGATGTGCTCGGTTTTCCCACGCAGATAATCACCGGTTACAAAGGTACCGCAGACATACTGATTGCGACGGACAGCGGTGAACTCGCAGGCGGACCCCCTTCATGGGACAACGTGAAGACGAACAGAAAAAGGGCCCTGGAAGTTGGCGACATGATTGTTGTCATCCAGTGCACAGCCAAACCCCTCAAGGAACTGCCGAACGTTCCTAAAATTGTTGACTTCGCAAAAACCGACGAGCAGAAAAAGCTCGTCCAGATCGCGGCTGTTTACGCGAATGACTATTCGAGACCCTTTGCAGTGCCGCCCGGAACGCCGAAAGAGCGCGTCGACATACTGCGCAAAGCTTTCCAGGAGACGATGAAAGATGCGGAGTTCCTGGCCGAGGTCGAGAAGATGCAGATGACACTTGACTATACTTCCGGCGAAGACATGGCGAACGCAGTAGTCAACTCAGCCAAAATTGACGCTGCAACAAAGGCAAAGCTGAAAGACATTCTCTTTAAGTAG
- a CDS encoding ferredoxin family protein: protein MIRSINRDVCIGCTICAEFCPGDVIEMDHSGKAHIAYPMDCWTCFSCETACPVKAIDVHPFRKVKPMAWPISSAGKKPA, encoded by the coding sequence ATGATTCGTAGTATAAATCGCGACGTATGCATCGGATGCACCATTTGCGCGGAGTTCTGCCCTGGTGATGTCATCGAGATGGACCACTCGGGTAAAGCACACATCGCCTATCCTATGGATTGCTGGACCTGCTTCAGTTGTGAAACTGCCTGCCCGGTCAAAGCGATTGACGTGCACCCTTTCAGAAAAGTCAAACCCATGGCGTGGCCGATCTCTTCGGCAGGAAAGAAGCCGGCATGA
- a CDS encoding HDOD domain-containing protein — MLTKAKTLRVLPTLSTIVDRVFEVLNDKNVSFRELVDIVRYDQAMSSKIISIANSAYYSRGVKIMSLQRAMIIIGLEELKYIVTCLVFLEGILRKLALRDEDLMDLWKHSVYVAYTAKVLSTNTLVEEPEKVFTLALVHDIGKVILYMYLDDYRHLINGCNGIRRDLCSEERSRFGIDHQEIGYYLSMKWRFPSEFGDVIRYHHDNTPVGESESLLGMIRTADVFAHFPDADLGMDGLVLNREKPRIDKETERILELLGSAP, encoded by the coding sequence TTGCTGACGAAGGCCAAGACGCTCAGGGTGCTTCCAACCTTGAGCACTATCGTGGATCGGGTCTTCGAGGTACTTAATGACAAGAACGTTTCCTTCCGGGAACTGGTCGATATTGTGCGGTACGATCAGGCCATGTCCTCAAAAATCATCAGCATTGCAAACTCTGCCTATTACAGCAGAGGGGTGAAAATCATGAGCCTGCAGCGGGCCATGATCATTATAGGGCTTGAGGAACTGAAGTATATCGTCACCTGCCTTGTCTTCCTGGAAGGTATACTCCGTAAACTCGCCTTGCGGGACGAGGATCTGATGGACCTGTGGAAGCATTCGGTGTACGTTGCGTACACTGCTAAAGTGCTTTCCACAAATACTCTCGTCGAGGAGCCGGAGAAGGTATTTACGCTGGCCCTGGTGCACGATATCGGCAAGGTGATTCTTTACATGTACCTCGACGATTACCGGCACTTGATCAATGGTTGTAATGGCATACGAAGGGACTTGTGCAGCGAGGAACGATCAAGATTCGGCATAGACCACCAGGAGATAGGTTATTACCTGTCGATGAAATGGAGGTTTCCGTCGGAATTTGGAGATGTAATCAGGTATCACCACGACAACACACCGGTGGGAGAATCTGAATCGCTTCTTGGCATGATACGAACGGCAGACGTCTTCGCGCATTTTCCTGATGCTGATCTCGGGATGGACGGATTGGTCCTTAACCGCGAAAAGCCCAGGATCGATAAAGAAACGGAACGCATACTAGAGCTTCTTGGATCGGCACCATGA
- a CDS encoding ATP-binding protein codes for MKKNKFNPDSMLFQWNFYERTIANYSIIMKIFQYVEDGESLIGYMPKVFVEETEFDMCQILRREDLLEGFFTIDDSLKSLSLQEIERLNRGLFSPCLLNGVSDYGTLYIYPLVQDVDVFGYLILGKKETVQFDDHVLRELELLCQVLNKSMLLNSSMRRLRALDELRLHDLDSRLVVTKTLLNAVIDQFPDALLLVDRSGRISFANRKARKNFDERKALLVGEKIENLISGIDRDSLDKDLVLHGNIEYRTGDGLKFFELDSYPVKDEAGVVVFKSIVLKDVMDEKLLEEEDNHRNKMESIGKLAGGIAHDYNNLLTGVLGYASLMKKFVSEDKKLSRYVEVIESSARRAAKVTEHLLNFSRRQRRPNGIVDINMIINDVLFLLGESFRGLEIVKDLDPLLPPVVGNEGDLQHALLNLCVNARDAMTEGGILTVRSRRKKQQGSKDCIMIEIEDNGAGIDEDIRRKLFEPFLTTKKNGSRLGMGLYMVDRCVRNHGGFIELESEPRQGTCFRIYVPVDTGKKELAQPGPETVPPTQSGTVLVAEDEETIRELAGGILEREGLRVLHAADGLKAVELLQHKPIDLVILDMMLPKLKGEGVLKRLKELGIDTKVVVSSGFMNESRREKLKDMGIDAFLDKPYRESDLLGLVRKLLAESDKSPTN; via the coding sequence ATGAAAAAGAATAAATTCAACCCTGACTCAATGCTTTTCCAGTGGAATTTCTACGAGAGGACGATTGCCAATTATTCCATCATCATGAAGATCTTCCAGTATGTGGAAGACGGCGAAAGCCTGATCGGCTACATGCCCAAAGTCTTCGTGGAAGAGACAGAGTTTGATATGTGCCAGATACTGCGGAGAGAAGACCTGCTGGAGGGCTTTTTTACGATTGACGATTCCCTGAAAAGCCTTTCCCTTCAGGAAATAGAGCGATTGAACAGGGGGCTCTTTTCTCCCTGCCTGCTGAACGGTGTCTCAGACTACGGAACGCTCTATATCTACCCGTTGGTGCAGGATGTTGATGTGTTCGGGTATCTGATCCTTGGCAAGAAAGAGACCGTCCAGTTCGATGATCACGTACTGCGGGAGCTTGAACTCCTGTGCCAGGTACTGAATAAATCGATGCTCCTGAATAGTTCGATGCGTCGTCTGAGGGCGCTGGACGAGTTGCGCCTGCACGATCTCGACTCAAGACTTGTCGTGACCAAAACGCTTCTCAATGCCGTTATCGACCAGTTCCCTGATGCGCTCCTGCTCGTAGACAGAAGCGGCCGTATCTCCTTTGCGAATAGAAAGGCGAGGAAGAATTTTGATGAAAGAAAAGCGCTTCTTGTCGGGGAGAAGATAGAAAATCTGATTTCCGGAATAGATAGGGATTCCTTGGACAAAGATCTCGTACTCCACGGAAATATTGAGTATCGGACGGGTGACGGACTCAAGTTCTTTGAGCTGGATAGCTATCCGGTCAAGGACGAAGCAGGAGTAGTGGTTTTCAAGAGCATTGTGCTGAAAGATGTCATGGACGAGAAGCTTCTGGAAGAAGAAGACAACCACAGGAACAAAATGGAGAGCATAGGTAAACTCGCCGGGGGGATAGCACATGACTATAACAACCTCCTCACGGGCGTACTCGGTTACGCGTCCCTGATGAAGAAGTTTGTGAGCGAGGATAAGAAGCTCTCCCGCTACGTTGAAGTGATTGAAAGCTCTGCCCGTCGCGCGGCGAAAGTGACGGAACACCTGCTCAATTTCTCCAGACGGCAAAGACGACCCAACGGCATCGTAGACATAAACATGATTATCAATGATGTACTTTTTCTGCTCGGCGAAAGCTTCCGGGGCCTTGAGATAGTCAAAGATCTGGACCCGTTGCTTCCTCCTGTCGTGGGGAATGAGGGTGATCTGCAGCACGCACTTTTGAATCTGTGCGTGAACGCGCGAGACGCCATGACTGAGGGCGGAATACTAACGGTACGGTCCAGACGGAAGAAACAGCAAGGCAGCAAAGATTGTATCATGATTGAAATAGAAGACAACGGGGCTGGTATTGATGAGGATATCAGACGCAAGCTTTTTGAGCCTTTCCTGACCACAAAGAAGAACGGCAGCAGATTAGGCATGGGGCTCTATATGGTTGACAGGTGCGTGCGGAACCATGGCGGCTTTATCGAGCTCGAGAGCGAGCCCAGGCAAGGAACCTGTTTCAGGATATACGTGCCGGTCGACACAGGCAAAAAGGAACTTGCACAGCCTGGACCTGAAACAGTGCCCCCAACGCAGAGTGGCACAGTACTCGTGGCGGAGGACGAGGAGACAATCCGGGAACTGGCGGGAGGGATCCTGGAGCGGGAGGGATTAAGAGTTTTGCACGCGGCTGATGGGCTGAAAGCCGTGGAATTGCTGCAGCACAAACCGATTGATCTTGTTATCCTCGATATGATGTTGCCCAAACTTAAAGGTGAGGGAGTACTGAAGCGTCTCAAGGAACTGGGTATTGACACGAAAGTCGTTGTTTCCAGCGGATTCATGAACGAGAGCCGACGGGAAAAACTGAAGGACATGGGGATAGACGCTTTTCTGGACAAACCATACCGCGAATCGGATCTGCTCGGGCTGGTACGTAAACTTCTTGCCGAGTCAGACAAGTCTCCAACAAACTAG
- a CDS encoding DUF296 domain-containing protein, with protein MKYQVGGVGRCLVARLEDGEPILDTLIAIAKSEEIRAAVVYLVGGVTEATIVVGPDKDELPPNPVWRTLTESHEAAAIGTIFWEGNEPRIHLHGSYGKRDAVKVGCLREQGNAFLVLEAIILEITGVKARRELDPKSNMVLLKL; from the coding sequence ATGAAATATCAGGTTGGCGGAGTGGGAAGGTGCCTAGTGGCAAGGCTTGAGGACGGTGAACCGATCCTCGACACCCTTATAGCGATAGCAAAGAGCGAAGAGATTAGGGCAGCGGTTGTCTACCTTGTCGGTGGCGTGACCGAGGCTACCATCGTGGTAGGACCTGACAAAGATGAACTCCCCCCGAATCCTGTGTGGCGAACGCTTACAGAGAGTCACGAGGCTGCAGCTATCGGCACAATATTCTGGGAAGGTAATGAACCCAGGATCCATCTTCACGGTTCGTACGGTAAACGTGATGCGGTAAAAGTGGGCTGTCTCAGAGAGCAAGGGAACGCCTTCCTCGTTCTGGAAGCTATAATCCTCGAGATCACAGGAGTGAAGGCAAGGCGGGAGTTGGATCCCAAGTCGAACATGGTGCTCCTCAAGCTCTAA
- a CDS encoding tripartite tricarboxylate transporter permease, translated as MLETAQCFFAGLTQIFTMTTFSLMLLGIAIGFAVGILPGLGGPTAMALMLPFVVKMTPVEAFAFLLGMACVVNTTGDITSVLFGIPGEPTTAATIVDGHPMAKKGQAGRALGAVLMAALIGSIFGAFMLAIAVPVVRPIVLSFGSPEFFMVALLGITFVASLSGSDVIKGLLCGGLGLFVATVGLDPVSGIQRFTFGQTFLWDGIGLVPITIGFFAIPEIIDLAVSGSSISGGKTGSLGGVLDGVRDVFRHVFLVLRCAAIGTFCAIIPGMGGATTQWLSYAHAVQSSPNQERFGKGAIEGVLGPGASNNSTLGGSLITTVSFGIPASVFMAILMGAFIMHGVVPGPDMLRPEAKGGHLGLTYSFVWITVISNLITVGMIFLFLKWLVKVTQVRGSLLIPFILMLIYLGAFAEKNAFPDLILVLIFGVFGWVLEKLRWPRPPLILGLVLGGLAESRLFLSIGNYGLAWIWRPTVMVLIGLTLAGAFYPAIKGRLQKRKLRMAGSGGESTAEPVKEKKKVDKWSMIFALFLIFVLALALFQSRKFNFRAGLFPWAIGFPLLALAIAQFGREMLGKAQGRPLGKAAEDEEPEVPRDVANRRTAGMFGWILAYFLAIWILGFPIGGALCSFIQLKFASREKWLITILLTVGLWAFIYLLFQQALHVPFPDGYLFELLGWVE; from the coding sequence ATGCTCGAAACAGCGCAGTGTTTCTTTGCTGGCTTAACACAGATATTCACAATGACGACGTTCAGCCTCATGCTGCTGGGCATCGCCATTGGGTTTGCCGTGGGCATATTGCCTGGGCTCGGAGGTCCCACGGCCATGGCCTTGATGCTGCCTTTTGTTGTGAAGATGACTCCTGTCGAAGCCTTTGCATTCCTGCTGGGTATGGCGTGCGTCGTCAATACTACGGGCGATATCACGTCAGTGCTCTTCGGCATACCGGGTGAGCCAACGACAGCCGCCACGATAGTCGACGGTCACCCCATGGCCAAGAAGGGACAGGCCGGGCGCGCGCTGGGCGCAGTGCTGATGGCAGCGTTGATCGGCTCCATTTTTGGCGCATTCATGCTTGCGATCGCCGTTCCTGTTGTGCGGCCTATTGTGCTTTCCTTCGGAAGCCCTGAGTTCTTCATGGTCGCTCTTCTCGGCATCACGTTCGTCGCCTCGCTTTCCGGCTCCGACGTAATAAAAGGTCTGCTGTGCGGGGGGCTCGGTCTTTTTGTTGCCACAGTGGGTTTAGACCCGGTCTCTGGTATTCAGCGCTTCACGTTCGGTCAGACATTTCTCTGGGATGGCATAGGACTCGTTCCCATTACCATAGGATTCTTCGCCATCCCTGAAATTATCGATCTAGCCGTGTCGGGCTCGAGCATTTCCGGCGGTAAGACCGGATCATTGGGCGGGGTGCTTGACGGTGTGCGCGACGTGTTCCGACATGTCTTCCTGGTCCTCCGTTGCGCGGCCATCGGCACATTCTGCGCAATCATACCAGGAATGGGAGGCGCCACGACGCAGTGGCTCTCTTACGCGCATGCAGTGCAGAGCTCGCCCAACCAGGAACGTTTTGGCAAGGGGGCTATAGAGGGAGTCCTTGGTCCGGGTGCATCCAATAACTCAACGCTGGGAGGAAGCCTTATCACAACGGTTTCCTTCGGTATCCCCGCGAGCGTCTTCATGGCGATTCTCATGGGTGCTTTTATCATGCACGGGGTTGTTCCGGGGCCTGATATGCTGCGCCCCGAAGCAAAGGGAGGACACCTCGGCCTCACCTACTCCTTTGTCTGGATAACGGTCATCTCAAACCTGATCACCGTGGGCATGATCTTCCTTTTCCTGAAGTGGCTGGTGAAAGTGACACAGGTACGGGGGAGTCTTCTTATTCCGTTTATACTTATGCTCATCTACCTCGGCGCGTTCGCTGAAAAGAATGCATTCCCTGATCTGATCCTGGTGCTCATCTTCGGTGTGTTCGGCTGGGTGCTGGAGAAATTGCGGTGGCCTCGGCCACCCCTGATACTCGGGCTTGTCCTGGGCGGCCTCGCGGAAAGCAGGCTGTTCCTGTCTATCGGCAACTATGGCCTCGCATGGATATGGCGTCCTACGGTAATGGTCCTCATAGGTCTTACCCTGGCCGGTGCGTTTTATCCGGCGATCAAGGGGAGGTTGCAGAAAAGAAAGTTGCGCATGGCGGGCTCAGGCGGCGAAAGTACTGCAGAGCCGGTCAAGGAGAAGAAGAAGGTCGACAAATGGTCAATGATTTTTGCTCTTTTCCTTATCTTTGTTCTAGCACTCGCACTCTTTCAGAGCAGAAAATTTAATTTCAGAGCCGGGCTCTTTCCCTGGGCTATCGGGTTCCCGCTTCTTGCGCTTGCGATTGCACAGTTCGGGAGAGAGATGTTGGGTAAGGCCCAAGGCCGTCCACTGGGGAAAGCTGCTGAGGATGAGGAACCCGAGGTGCCGAGAGATGTTGCTAACCGCCGCACTGCCGGCATGTTCGGCTGGATCCTCGCATACTTCTTGGCCATCTGGATTCTCGGTTTTCCCATAGGTGGCGCGCTCTGCAGCTTTATTCAGCTGAAGTTCGCGTCCCGGGAAAAGTGGCTGATCACGATATTGCTGACCGTAGGCCTGTGGGCTTTCATCTATCTTCTTTTTCAGCAGGCGCTCCATGTCCCCTTTCCGGATGGCTACCTTTTTGAACTGCTGGGATGGGTGGAATAG